The following proteins are co-located in the Bacillus pumilus genome:
- a CDS encoding aspartate phosphatase, producing MKFKTLSVVLMMISVISVVSYFTSEVTASHDEARRGHTASIGYSA from the coding sequence ATGAAATTTAAAACTTTATCAGTTGTATTAATGATGATCAGTGTAATAAGTGTTGTTAGTTATTTTACGTCTGAAGTGACAGCAAGTCATGATGAAGCAAGGAGAGGTCATACGGCAAGTATCGGTTATTCTGCTTAA
- the alr gene encoding alanine racemase, which produces MQKICREVWIEVSLDAIKRNIQAIQAHIPRKSKIMAVVKANAYGHGSVEVARQALESGATELAVASLEEGIVLRRAKIEAPILVLGFTPLDCVKKAATWRIDLSGLCADWINEANEILAEEESQHRLGIHVNVDTGMGRLGVRTKEELLEVVEALEESEYLRWDGIFTHFSTADEPDPDFTLLQHNIFTDFLRFLKKQGITLPTVHMNNTAAAIAFPEFSADMIRLGIGLYGLYPSQYIQSLDAVQLEPALSLKARIAFVKEMVTEPRTVSYGATYVAKPDEVIATIPIGYADGYSRALSNRGFMLFRGKRVPIAGRVTMDMTMISLGEMKAKQGEEVVIYGRQKGGEISVDEIAEMLNTINYEVIATLSRRVPRFYRRGGKIIKMSTPVMYV; this is translated from the coding sequence GTGCAAAAGATTTGCCGGGAAGTCTGGATCGAAGTCAGTCTTGATGCAATAAAGAGAAATATACAAGCCATTCAAGCGCATATTCCAAGGAAAAGTAAGATCATGGCAGTGGTGAAAGCGAATGCTTATGGACACGGGTCAGTGGAGGTAGCGCGACAGGCACTGGAAAGCGGTGCGACAGAGCTGGCGGTTGCCAGCTTGGAAGAAGGCATTGTATTGCGAAGAGCGAAAATTGAAGCGCCTATTCTAGTCCTCGGATTTACCCCGCTCGACTGTGTAAAAAAAGCTGCGACATGGAGAATTGACCTATCCGGTCTTTGTGCAGACTGGATCAATGAAGCAAATGAGATTTTAGCGGAAGAAGAAAGTCAGCATCGGCTTGGCATTCATGTCAATGTCGACACAGGCATGGGGCGACTAGGCGTTCGAACGAAGGAAGAGCTTTTGGAAGTCGTTGAGGCACTTGAAGAAAGTGAATACCTCCGATGGGATGGAATCTTTACGCATTTCTCAACTGCGGATGAGCCGGACCCCGATTTCACATTGCTTCAGCACAATATTTTTACTGATTTTCTTCGTTTTCTAAAAAAACAAGGAATTACGCTGCCTACCGTACATATGAACAATACGGCTGCTGCCATCGCATTTCCTGAATTTAGTGCCGATATGATTCGGCTTGGCATCGGACTTTATGGACTTTATCCCTCGCAATATATTCAAAGCTTGGATGCTGTTCAATTGGAGCCGGCTCTAAGTTTAAAGGCGAGAATTGCTTTCGTGAAGGAAATGGTGACAGAGCCTAGAACCGTCAGCTATGGTGCTACCTATGTGGCAAAGCCTGATGAAGTCATTGCGACTATACCGATTGGCTACGCGGATGGGTACTCGCGTGCTTTATCCAATAGAGGATTTATGCTTTTCAGAGGAAAACGAGTGCCGATTGCGGGGCGAGTCACAATGGATATGACCATGATCAGTTTAGGCGAAATGAAGGCAAAGCAAGGCGAGGAAGTCGTCATTTACGGCCGTCAAAAAGGCGGAGAAATTTCTGTCGATGAAATCGCCGAAATGCTCAATACGATTAACTATGAAGTCATCGCCACCTTAAGCCGCCGTGTTCCAAGGTTTTATCGTCGAGGTGGGAAGATTATTAAAATGTCAACACCGGTGATGTATGTGTGA
- a CDS encoding Kelch repeat-containing protein produces MRKSFLLFVAVLLLMSTLSPFKANAAKTTGWAKRADLPEERINAGVGVVDGKIYVFGGASEKNKLNNQTFMYDPKKDAWEEKASMPRNRTGGTYATVGKKIYLIGGINEETEVAYNTIDIYDTELDQWAEEPIQIPRDPVFSAYSKGTLHAVAVKENIYIVSSKNSYKNNVYQYNTASGEWKSLNSSGLPSRNGRAISEIDGKIYVAGGENSIGHSREKYLFQYDIATDTWKRLIDVQLTSYTYEPSYETYNGKFFIIGGQLYGDGSKNMVNKVQIFNPKDGQFKNSAYELPEGRVSAVAAIVDDQLYVIGGRDYSYYMRHLSVKSDYRSVISISLKDLQVTEDETKPDDGTAEDPKDQDGTKPDDGTTEEPKDQDGTKPDDGTTEEPKDQDGTKPDDGTTEDPKDQDGTKPDDGTTEEPKDQDGTKPGEETAKGILSITMVNGLQKDYLLSMKEINDFLNWYKERSFGIGMNFYEINDEHNKGPFASKKDYVIYQNILTFDIKQY; encoded by the coding sequence ATGAGAAAAAGTTTTTTATTATTCGTTGCAGTACTTCTTTTAATGAGTACTCTTAGTCCATTTAAAGCAAATGCAGCAAAAACAACTGGCTGGGCTAAAAGAGCTGATTTACCAGAAGAACGTATTAATGCTGGTGTGGGAGTAGTTGATGGAAAGATTTATGTGTTTGGTGGAGCAAGTGAAAAAAATAAGTTGAATAATCAAACATTTATGTATGATCCTAAAAAGGATGCTTGGGAAGAGAAAGCCAGTATGCCAAGAAATAGAACAGGGGGTACTTATGCTACAGTAGGTAAAAAAATCTATCTAATAGGTGGAATTAACGAAGAGACAGAAGTAGCTTATAACACAATAGATATTTATGATACAGAACTTGATCAGTGGGCTGAAGAGCCGATTCAAATTCCAAGAGACCCGGTATTTTCAGCTTATAGTAAGGGAACTTTACACGCAGTTGCAGTGAAAGAGAATATATATATTGTATCTTCAAAAAACTCTTATAAGAATAATGTCTATCAATACAATACAGCCTCTGGTGAATGGAAGAGCTTGAACTCATCGGGTTTACCATCTCGAAATGGGAGAGCCATTTCTGAAATTGACGGAAAAATATATGTTGCAGGTGGCGAAAATTCGATAGGGCATAGTAGAGAAAAGTATTTGTTTCAGTATGATATTGCAACAGATACTTGGAAGAGACTAATTGATGTTCAGTTAACATCTTATACATATGAACCCTCCTATGAAACTTACAATGGAAAGTTCTTTATTATTGGTGGGCAATTATATGGTGATGGTTCGAAAAATATGGTAAACAAAGTTCAGATTTTCAATCCAAAAGATGGTCAATTTAAAAATTCAGCTTATGAATTGCCAGAAGGAAGAGTATCAGCTGTTGCAGCAATTGTTGATGATCAATTATATGTTATTGGCGGACGTGACTACTCGTATTATATGAGACATCTTTCTGTAAAAAGTGATTACAGATCAGTGATTTCTATTTCATTAAAAGACTTACAAGTGACTGAGGATGAAACAAAGCCGGATGATGGGACAGCAGAAGATCCAAAGGATCAAGACGGAACAAAGCCAGATGATGGCACAACCGAAGAACCGAAAGATCAAGACGGAACAAAGCCAGATGACGGCACAACCGAAGAACCGAAAGACCAAGACGGAACAAAGCCAGATGATGGCACAACGGAAGATCCAAAAGACCAAGATGGAACAAAGCCAGATGACGGCACAACCGAAGAACCGAAAGACCAAGATGGAACAAAACCAGGAGAAGAAACTGCGAAAGGTATACTTTCTATTACCATGGTCAATGGGTTACAAAAGGATTATCTGCTCTCAATGAAAGAAATCAACGATTTTCTTAACTGGTATAAAGAAAGAAGCTTTGGAATCGGAATGAACTTCTATGAAATTAATGATGAACACAATAAAGGACCTTTCGCAAGTAAGAAAGATTATGTGATATACCAAAATATTTTAACGTTTGATATCAAGCAATATTGA
- the hag gene encoding flagellin Hag: MRINHNIAALNTLNRLSANNGASQKNMEKLSSGLKINRAGDDAAGLAISEKMRGQIRGLEMASKNAQDGISLIQTAEGALTETHSILQRVRELVVQAGNTGTQQDEDLTAIKDEMDALIEEIDGVSDRTEFNGKKLLNGDYKASTPPAPTDPSLVFQIGANGTQQIKVNIQDMGADALGVDDGAGGITANQSIKDLDVTAFATNAADAADVGFDTQLKIVDSAINQVSSQRAKLGAVQNRLEHTINNLGASSENLTAAESRIRDVDMAKEMSEFTKNNILSQASQAMLAQANQQPQNVLQLLR, from the coding sequence ATGAGAATTAACCACAATATCGCAGCACTTAACACATTGAACCGTTTGTCTGCAAACAACGGTGCTAGCCAAAAGAACATGGAGAAACTTTCTTCTGGTCTTAAAATCAACCGTGCAGGAGATGACGCAGCAGGTCTAGCAATCTCTGAAAAAATGCGTGGACAAATCCGCGGATTAGAAATGGCTTCTAAAAACGCACAAGACGGTATCTCTCTTATTCAAACAGCTGAAGGTGCATTAACTGAAACTCACTCAATCCTTCAACGTGTTCGTGAACTAGTGGTTCAAGCTGGAAACACTGGTACACAGCAAGATGAAGACTTAACTGCAATTAAAGATGAAATGGATGCTTTAATTGAAGAGATTGATGGTGTTTCTGATCGTACAGAGTTCAATGGTAAAAAATTGTTAAATGGTGACTATAAAGCTTCAACTCCACCAGCACCAACTGATCCATCTTTAGTTTTCCAGATTGGTGCTAATGGTACGCAACAAATCAAAGTTAACATTCAAGATATGGGTGCTGATGCATTAGGCGTTGATGATGGTGCTGGTGGCATCACTGCAAACCAATCGATTAAAGATTTAGATGTAACAGCTTTTGCAACTAATGCAGCAGACGCAGCAGATGTTGGATTTGATACTCAACTTAAGATTGTTGATTCAGCTATCAATCAAGTTTCATCTCAACGTGCTAAACTTGGTGCGGTCCAAAACCGCCTAGAGCACACAATTAACAACCTTGGTGCATCTTCTGAAAACTTAACAGCTGCTGAGTCTCGTATCCGTGACGTTGACATGGCGAAAGAAATGAGTGAGTTCACGAAGAACAACATTCTTTCTCAAGCTTCTCAAGCAATGCTTGCACAAGCGAACCAACAGCCACAAAACGTACTTCAATTACTACGTTAA
- the hag gene encoding flagellin Hag, producing MRINHNIAALNTLNRLSTNNGSSQKNMEKLSSGLRINRAGDDAAGLAISEKMRSQIRGLEMATKNSQDGISLIQTAEGALTESHAILQRIRELVVQAGNTGTQQEEDLASIQDEISNLQDEITSISTRTEFNGKKLLDGTYSSKGAEEGGEAQSLVFQIGANATQQITLNIENMGASVLGTDGTAEGEDGAGSVAGIDVTKFISASDEDGEESAGFDAQLGIIETAIKQVSAQRSKLGAVQNRLEHTINNLSASAENLTAAESRIRDVDMAKEMSEFTKNNILSQASQAMLAQANQQPQNVLQLLR from the coding sequence ATGAGAATTAACCACAATATCGCAGCACTTAACACATTGAATCGTCTTTCTACTAACAACGGTTCAAGCCAAAAGAACATGGAGAAACTTTCTTCTGGTCTTCGCATCAATCGTGCAGGGGATGACGCAGCAGGTCTTGCGATCTCTGAAAAAATGAGAAGTCAAATCCGTGGTTTAGAAATGGCTACTAAAAACTCTCAAGATGGTATCTCTCTTATTCAAACGGCTGAAGGTGCACTGACTGAATCTCATGCGATACTTCAACGTATTCGTGAGCTTGTTGTTCAAGCAGGGAACACAGGTACACAACAGGAAGAGGATTTAGCATCAATTCAAGATGAAATCTCAAACTTGCAAGATGAGATTACAAGCATTTCTACTCGTACAGAGTTTAACGGGAAGAAATTATTAGACGGGACTTATTCGTCTAAGGGTGCTGAAGAAGGTGGTGAGGCACAAAGCCTTGTATTCCAAATCGGTGCAAACGCAACACAACAAATTACACTTAACATTGAAAACATGGGTGCTTCAGTTTTAGGAACAGATGGGACTGCTGAAGGTGAAGATGGAGCTGGTTCTGTTGCTGGCATCGATGTGACAAAATTCATTAGTGCAAGTGATGAAGATGGCGAGGAATCTGCTGGATTTGATGCACAACTTGGTATTATTGAAACAGCCATTAAGCAAGTGTCTGCTCAGCGATCTAAGCTTGGTGCGGTCCAAAACCGTTTAGAGCACACAATCAACAACCTTAGCGCTTCTGCTGAAAACTTAACAGCTGCTGAGTCTCGTATTCGTGACGTTGACATGGCGAAAGAAATGAGTGAGTTCACAAAGAACAACATTCTTTCTCAAGCTTCTCAAGCGATGCTAGCACAAGCAAACCAACAGCCACAAAACGTACTTCAATTATTACGTTAA
- a CDS encoding FAD-dependent oxidoreductase: MTQPMKYERAIVIGGGITGMLAAKVLSTFYHQVFIIEKDELPNSPENRLGTPQAFHPHRMLPLGKRIFERLFPGYTKELLAIGGFNTWHQTSRFITKDGELALTDTEETAVTRRALLEWVLMQRMLSEERVHFLKKHEAISLQFEEGTNQVIGLIVKDRRVKPGIIHQMKADLVIDTSGRMSKLPKWLKDAELPLPQTDELSVSLGYSTRYYQIPPEAPNLQSMVVVGQPHKQIPTGLFERVDHDLVAVLLSAAGGSHYPTTDADQFDSETAALTHPAIAEAITHLTPFTKPKGFRLPACVRNHYEQMHNWPSGLLVMGDALCTLDPIHGQGMTKAAVEAQTLERMLKQAQGKGRLSFERNTLQQMQHANEPGWWLCAIADMAWEGVELKGGKPIPHLTFVQEYLNRYVQYAVQTKQAERLEAVSPYAFFLN; encoded by the coding sequence GTGACACAACCCATGAAATATGAGCGGGCGATCGTCATTGGCGGCGGTATCACCGGAATGCTCGCTGCAAAGGTTTTATCAACGTTTTATCATCAGGTGTTTATCATTGAAAAGGACGAACTGCCAAATTCTCCTGAGAACCGTCTCGGCACTCCTCAAGCCTTTCATCCACATAGAATGCTGCCACTTGGCAAGCGAATATTTGAGCGTCTATTTCCTGGTTATACAAAAGAGTTACTGGCAATAGGCGGGTTTAATACATGGCATCAAACATCTCGATTTATCACAAAAGATGGTGAATTAGCGCTCACCGATACAGAAGAAACAGCTGTCACAAGACGTGCCTTGCTAGAGTGGGTGCTGATGCAAAGAATGTTAAGTGAGGAACGTGTTCATTTTTTAAAAAAACATGAGGCGATCTCGCTACAGTTTGAGGAAGGAACAAATCAAGTCATAGGACTCATTGTGAAAGACCGGCGTGTAAAGCCAGGAATCATTCATCAAATGAAAGCAGACTTAGTGATCGATACGTCTGGAAGAATGTCTAAATTGCCAAAATGGCTGAAAGATGCAGAACTGCCCTTGCCACAGACAGATGAGTTAAGCGTCTCTCTTGGCTACAGCACAAGATACTACCAGATACCACCTGAGGCGCCAAACTTGCAATCAATGGTCGTAGTTGGACAGCCACATAAACAAATTCCGACAGGATTGTTTGAACGGGTAGATCATGATTTAGTAGCTGTTCTTCTCTCAGCAGCGGGCGGCTCACATTATCCAACAACGGATGCTGATCAATTTGATTCAGAAACCGCTGCGCTTACCCATCCCGCTATAGCAGAAGCCATCACCCATTTAACTCCTTTTACAAAGCCAAAGGGATTTAGACTGCCTGCTTGTGTGAGAAATCACTATGAACAAATGCATAATTGGCCAAGTGGTTTATTGGTAATGGGCGATGCCTTGTGTACATTAGATCCGATTCATGGGCAGGGAATGACAAAAGCAGCGGTCGAGGCGCAAACACTCGAGCGTATGCTCAAGCAAGCACAAGGAAAGGGACGGTTGTCTTTTGAAAGGAACACCTTACAACAAATGCAGCACGCCAATGAGCCTGGCTGGTGGCTTTGTGCGATTGCTGATATGGCATGGGAAGGAGTCGAGTTAAAGGGAGGAAAGCCTATTCCCCATTTGACATTTGTACAAGAATATTTAAATCGCTACGTACAATATGCTGTTCAAACAAAACAGGCTGAACGTCTTGAGGCCGTATCACCGTATGCATTCTTTCTTAACTGA
- a CDS encoding methyl-accepting chemotaxis protein has protein sequence MCTRFRFFAQKSIGAARAGKEGADFSVVASEVPKLSSGTSRATENIESSLQGIFSNIQTYIT, from the coding sequence TTGTGCACTCGCTTTAGGTTTTTCGCTCAAAAATCAATTGGAGCAGCCCGAGCAGGAAAAGAGGGAGCAGATTTTAGTGTTGTAGCAAGCGAAGTCCCAAAATTATCAAGTGGAACCTCACGTGCAACTGAAAATATTGAAAGCTCATTGCAAGGGATTTTCTCTAACATCCAAACATACATTACTTGA
- a CDS encoding DUF5412 domain-containing protein, producing MLKKKTTIILVILFISFAGIIYWKCFSLQGVSHGTFIRSMSSPDGTYIINTYRHSGGKLKENAVRAEIENKLTHRKKTIYWKYPDKDPLIKWKNTQLVQIGHEFLNVVKGETYDYRFEKRNRK from the coding sequence ATGTTAAAAAAGAAAACCACCATCATCCTTGTCATCTTATTCATTAGCTTTGCTGGTATCATTTATTGGAAATGCTTCTCTCTTCAAGGCGTGTCTCATGGAACATTCATCCGCTCTATGTCATCACCCGACGGAACATATATCATCAACACCTATCGTCATAGTGGAGGAAAGCTAAAGGAGAACGCAGTCAGAGCAGAAATTGAAAACAAACTGACCCATCGAAAGAAAACGATTTACTGGAAATACCCTGATAAAGATCCTCTCATCAAATGGAAAAATACACAGCTGGTTCAAATTGGACACGAGTTTTTAAATGTTGTAAAAGGCGAAACGTACGATTATCGCTTTGAAAAAAGAAACAGAAAATAA
- a CDS encoding poly-gamma-glutamate hydrolase family protein: protein MTQIIDTYQNYEELSAHERKGIDYQILHKREGDQLLILSPHAGGIESGVSELIHELASDYSMYLFEGLKVKGNHVLHITSTRFDEPICLSQVHTHHYTFALHGYGETDVLQTLVGGTDRERAAETVKRLTLNGFPALLLSESDRFSGTHPHNINNQCLTGKSVQIEISQAQRRAFFQDFRRRYRRDTQNEQFYRYTNVLKQVLSLYE, encoded by the coding sequence ATGACGCAAATCATCGATACGTATCAAAATTATGAAGAGCTTTCCGCTCATGAAAGAAAAGGGATTGACTATCAAATTCTACACAAGCGGGAAGGAGATCAGCTTCTGATTTTGTCGCCTCATGCCGGAGGAATTGAATCAGGCGTGAGTGAGCTGATCCATGAATTAGCAAGCGATTATTCAATGTATTTATTTGAGGGCCTTAAAGTGAAAGGCAATCATGTTCTTCATATTACAAGCACACGTTTTGATGAGCCGATTTGTCTTTCTCAAGTGCATACACATCATTATACGTTTGCGCTCCACGGCTACGGAGAAACAGACGTGCTTCAAACATTAGTGGGTGGTACAGACAGAGAAAGAGCTGCAGAAACCGTGAAACGTTTAACATTGAATGGTTTTCCTGCATTGCTTTTGTCTGAATCAGATCGTTTTTCTGGAACACATCCTCATAATATTAATAATCAATGTCTGACAGGAAAAAGCGTTCAAATTGAAATCAGTCAAGCTCAAAGAAGAGCATTCTTTCAAGACTTTAGGCGGCGCTACCGGCGTGATACACAAAATGAACAATTTTATAGATACACAAATGTACTGAAACAAGTATTAAGCCTTTATGAATAA
- a CDS encoding ImmA/IrrE family metallo-endopeptidase has translation MTYFLTHLEEDIKRLYAQLQISGPAYVDMQRIASEFHVWVHYEDTGSMMIKHQGLYSIILNRSLSPEEQWQDFAHELCHVLKHAGNHFKMHRLFRELQEFQAKQFMYHFCVPTFLLLQMKLPNLRQQAILQIAQTFHVTWAFAEKRLALFEQRRVGIRFQKEFTSYLMKAERVAEKEAAYQT, from the coding sequence ATGACTTATTTTTTAACCCATTTAGAAGAAGATATTAAACGGTTATACGCTCAACTACAAATAAGCGGTCCTGCATATGTAGACATGCAAAGGATCGCTTCTGAATTTCATGTATGGGTCCATTACGAGGATACCGGCAGCATGATGATCAAACATCAAGGTCTTTACAGTATTATTTTAAACAGATCCCTATCACCAGAAGAACAGTGGCAGGATTTTGCCCACGAGCTCTGTCATGTGCTGAAACACGCAGGCAATCATTTCAAGATGCATAGGCTCTTTCGAGAACTGCAAGAGTTTCAGGCAAAACAATTCATGTATCACTTTTGTGTTCCGACCTTTTTGCTCCTGCAAATGAAGCTTCCAAATCTACGTCAGCAAGCTATTTTGCAAATTGCTCAAACATTTCACGTCACCTGGGCTTTTGCTGAAAAACGGCTTGCCTTATTCGAACAGCGAAGAGTAGGCATTCGCTTTCAAAAGGAGTTTACTTCCTATTTAATGAAAGCGGAAAGGGTTGCGGAAAAAGAAGCTGCTTATCAAACGTAA
- a CDS encoding N-acetylmuramoyl-L-alanine amidase: MVQIYQDFIPAGNGNRPGYAMTPMYVTVHNTANTSKGADAKSHAAYVKRPTTEVSWHFTVDDREIFQHLPLNENGWHAGDGHGNGNRKSIGIEICENEDGNFQQAVKHAQWLIQKLLKEHDIPLVNVVTHEHWSGKACPRLLLSTWDAFKKGIETAGDPATVITYVVKSGDTLTSIAKAHGVTVSDLQKWNDINDPNTIQIGQVLKIYRDDGKIMYELPDGILKVTSPLTKGEHVRLVQKALAAVYFYPDKTAVDKGVDGIYGEKTANAVARFQLMNGLTSDGVYGPNTKKKLLEQLNK, from the coding sequence ATGGTACAAATTTATCAAGATTTTATTCCAGCTGGAAACGGAAACCGGCCAGGATACGCCATGACACCGATGTATGTGACTGTTCATAACACAGCAAATACATCTAAGGGAGCTGACGCGAAAAGTCATGCGGCATACGTCAAACGACCAACGACAGAGGTGAGCTGGCATTTTACAGTGGATGATCGTGAAATTTTTCAGCATCTGCCTTTAAATGAAAATGGCTGGCATGCAGGGGACGGACATGGGAATGGTAATAGGAAATCGATCGGAATTGAAATTTGTGAAAATGAAGATGGGAACTTTCAGCAGGCTGTCAAACATGCTCAATGGCTCATTCAAAAGCTATTAAAAGAACATGACATTCCATTAGTAAATGTGGTTACACATGAGCATTGGTCTGGAAAAGCATGTCCACGCCTGCTTCTATCTACATGGGATGCATTTAAAAAAGGAATTGAAACCGCAGGTGATCCGGCGACGGTCATCACGTATGTGGTCAAAAGCGGGGATACGTTAACAAGTATTGCTAAAGCCCATGGCGTCACTGTGAGTGATTTACAGAAATGGAATGACATTAACGACCCGAACACGATTCAAATTGGACAGGTTCTCAAAATTTATCGCGATGATGGAAAAATCATGTATGAGCTGCCAGATGGGATTTTAAAGGTGACATCTCCTTTGACGAAGGGGGAGCACGTACGCCTCGTCCAAAAAGCGCTTGCCGCTGTTTATTTTTATCCTGATAAAACGGCTGTAGATAAGGGAGTTGACGGAATTTACGGGGAAAAAACGGCCAATGCTGTAGCGCGTTTTCAGCTGATGAATGGTCTGACAAGTGATGGGGTATACGGACCTAATACGAAGAAAAAGCTGCTTGAGCAATTAAATAAGTGA
- a CDS encoding type II toxin-antitoxin system SpoIISB family antitoxin — protein sequence MKMDHALQGDNNNRKKNPFKILKKKRHISMADYKVSPHTERIFKKNEQLLDEYKNKKA from the coding sequence ATGAAGATGGACCACGCACTTCAAGGGGATAACAACAATCGCAAGAAAAACCCTTTTAAGATTTTAAAGAAGAAACGCCATATTAGTATGGCCGATTACAAAGTAAGCCCCCATACAGAGCGTATTTTCAAAAAGAATGAACAGCTTCTGGATGAGTATAAAAATAAAAAAGCTTGA
- a CDS encoding type II toxin-antitoxin system SpoIISA family toxin gives MLLFFQLTVWLLLGALAVYVFAVWRFEQKVKEKMFAIRKTWYWIYVAGAVVYWTNDPSSIFTDWMHYLIIAVFFALTDAFIFLSSYIKKLGNHELETDTHQLLEQNNDLLHSYLNKLKTYQYLLKNEPIHVYYGSIEAYIEGIERLIYSFAEKMNIQAVLCPYDTQEQKDDLLRTLDQRALIQAKLDRQEVYYDDFGKLVLIPFSVADAHFVIKLTSDEIVTEFDYLLMTSLTTIYDLILPDEEEGDEDGPRTSRG, from the coding sequence ATGCTATTATTTTTTCAATTGACCGTATGGTTATTGCTAGGTGCCCTTGCTGTGTATGTATTTGCTGTATGGCGCTTTGAACAAAAAGTAAAAGAAAAAATGTTTGCCATTCGCAAAACGTGGTATTGGATTTATGTAGCTGGTGCTGTTGTTTATTGGACAAATGACCCCTCTTCAATCTTCACCGATTGGATGCACTACTTAATCATTGCTGTTTTTTTCGCATTAACCGATGCTTTCATTTTTCTCAGCTCCTATATTAAAAAGCTTGGGAATCATGAGCTGGAAACCGACACCCATCAACTCCTTGAACAAAACAACGATCTACTTCATTCTTACCTCAATAAACTAAAAACGTACCAATACCTATTGAAAAACGAACCGATCCATGTATATTATGGAAGTATAGAGGCATATATAGAGGGAATTGAACGGCTGATTTATTCTTTTGCAGAAAAAATGAATATTCAAGCGGTTCTGTGTCCGTATGATACACAGGAACAAAAAGATGACCTGCTGCGAACACTAGACCAGCGAGCTCTCATTCAGGCAAAGCTTGACAGGCAGGAAGTATATTACGATGATTTCGGCAAATTGGTGCTCATTCCGTTTTCGGTAGCAGATGCACACTTTGTCATAAAGCTGACCTCTGATGAGATTGTCACTGAGTTTGACTATTTATTAATGACTTCACTTACAACAATTTATGACCTAATCTTGCCTGACGAAGAGGAAGGTGATGAAGATGGACCACGCACTTCAAGGGGATAA